In the genome of Myroides phaeus, one region contains:
- a CDS encoding peptidylprolyl isomerase: MENGIYAKFNTSKGEILVKLTEDKTPGTVGNFVALAEGNLENNARPQGKPYYDGLKFHRVIPDFMIQGGCPQGTGSGGPGYQFDDEFHPSLRHDTPGVLSMANAGPGTNGSQFFITHVATPWLDGKHTVFGHVVAGQDVVDAVAQGDLIESIEIVRVGADAEKFNAVEAFRVFEGSRARREQDAKIAADKAVEELAAGFETTESGLRYQMIIKGTGKKAEKGKIVSVHYKGTLADGKEFDNSFKRKKPIEFPLGQGYVIEGWDEGIALLQVGDKARFIIPSYLGYGENGAGGVIPPNATLVFDVELMDVK; the protein is encoded by the coding sequence ATGGAAAACGGTATTTACGCAAAGTTTAACACGTCAAAAGGAGAAATCTTAGTAAAGTTAACAGAGGATAAAACACCAGGAACAGTAGGTAACTTCGTAGCTTTAGCAGAAGGAAATCTTGAGAATAATGCTCGTCCACAAGGGAAACCTTACTACGATGGGTTAAAATTCCATAGAGTTATTCCAGACTTTATGATTCAAGGAGGATGTCCTCAAGGTACAGGTTCAGGTGGACCAGGTTACCAATTTGACGATGAATTCCACCCTTCATTAAGACACGATACTCCAGGAGTATTATCTATGGCTAATGCAGGACCTGGAACAAATGGTTCTCAGTTCTTCATTACTCACGTTGCAACTCCTTGGTTAGATGGTAAACACACTGTTTTCGGACACGTAGTTGCTGGACAAGATGTAGTTGATGCAGTAGCTCAAGGAGATCTTATCGAGTCAATCGAAATCGTTAGAGTAGGTGCAGATGCTGAAAAATTTAATGCAGTTGAAGCTTTCAGAGTTTTTGAAGGATCAAGAGCAAGAAGAGAACAAGATGCTAAAATTGCAGCTGATAAAGCAGTAGAAGAATTAGCAGCAGGATTTGAAACTACAGAAAGTGGTTTACGTTACCAAATGATTATCAAAGGTACTGGTAAAAAAGCAGAGAAAGGTAAAATCGTTTCTGTACACTACAAAGGTACTTTAGCTGATGGTAAAGAGTTTGATAACTCATTCAAACGTAAAAAACCAATCGAGTTTCCTTTAGGACAAGGTTATGTTATCGAAGGATGGGACGAAGGAATTGCTTTGTTACAAGTTGGAGATAAAGCAAGATTCATTATCCCTTCTTACTTAGGATACGGTGAAAACGGAGCAGGTGGAGTTATTCCTCCAAATGCTACTTTAGTATTCGACGTAGAATTAATGGACGTAAAATAA